In the genome of Streptomyces racemochromogenes, one region contains:
- a CDS encoding alpha/beta hydrolase — protein MTGAAVVALAVALAGCGTTKGEKGEKGKKAPAAASGPAAPAASPSAEGRVRMPAGPPPAMTKARDTSAGPVMVTRLAGPKSGVTGQVWVWLPPEYHDPAYAKTGFPVLTLFAGGQSNGYNTWAGSELPIQEEDVRLAKAGKAHPFIMVMPVQNFSGDEKKALDCSDIPGQPKMATWMAQDIPDWVRANFRTLKGRDSWGVMGASTGGFCSAKLALQYPDVYRAAVPIDGYFAPDSRLWQGHEAEKAANSPDQLVAQGKADVKMLVTAGGADGYEKGVVRSWMAKAVPPVAIEYYEQPGGKHLTSDFKKMIPDALQWFTKNLEGPAHD, from the coding sequence GTGACCGGCGCCGCCGTCGTGGCCCTCGCCGTCGCGCTCGCGGGCTGCGGGACCACCAAGGGTGAGAAGGGTGAGAAGGGGAAGAAGGCCCCGGCGGCCGCGAGCGGTCCCGCCGCCCCGGCCGCCTCGCCCTCGGCCGAGGGCAGGGTGCGGATGCCGGCCGGTCCGCCTCCCGCCATGACCAAGGCCCGCGACACCTCCGCCGGCCCGGTCATGGTGACCAGGCTGGCCGGCCCGAAGTCCGGGGTGACCGGCCAGGTGTGGGTCTGGCTGCCTCCCGAGTACCACGACCCCGCGTACGCCAAGACCGGCTTCCCGGTGCTGACCCTGTTCGCGGGCGGCCAGAGCAACGGCTACAACACCTGGGCCGGCAGCGAGCTGCCGATCCAGGAGGAGGACGTCCGGCTGGCCAAGGCCGGCAAGGCCCATCCGTTCATCATGGTCATGCCGGTGCAGAACTTCAGCGGCGACGAGAAGAAGGCGCTGGACTGCTCGGACATCCCCGGCCAGCCCAAGATGGCGACCTGGATGGCCCAGGACATCCCGGACTGGGTCCGTGCCAACTTCCGCACCCTCAAGGGCCGCGACAGCTGGGGCGTCATGGGTGCCTCCACGGGCGGGTTCTGCAGCGCCAAACTCGCGCTCCAGTACCCGGACGTCTACCGGGCCGCGGTGCCGATCGACGGCTACTTCGCCCCCGACTCCCGCCTGTGGCAGGGCCACGAAGCGGAGAAGGCGGCCAACAGCCCCGACCAGCTGGTCGCGCAGGGCAAGGCCGACGTGAAGATGCTGGTCACGGCCGGCGGCGCCGACGGGTACGAGAAGGGCGTGGTCAGGAGCTGGATGGCCAAGGCGGTTCCGCCGGTCGCCATCGAGTACTACGAGCAGCCCGGCGGCAAGCACCTGACCTCGGACTTCAAGAAGATGATCCCGGACGCCCTGCAGTGGTTCACCAAGAACCTGGAGGGCCCCGCCCACGACTGA